A single Chryseobacterium sp. DNA region contains:
- a CDS encoding SusC/RagA family TonB-linked outer membrane protein, which produces MKNFTTVLKIAPAFLLASTVMHAQTKDSITKEKKIEEVVLIGYGKQKKSDLTGSITSVTAKDFNGGATSAGQLIQGKTPGVQITNNSGAPGSGTKIRIRGTSSLSGENSPLIVIDGVPQDFVGVNGVSDPLSLINPNDIETFDILKDASATAIYGNRASNGVILITTKKGSSGKFKVNFSTVTSLSTKMGNVDVLNAQEFRDFVNNYAPANYKTKLGNADTNWQDLIYQTAWGTDNNVALSGGIKGLPYRLSLGYNEQNGIVRSNSFRRTSVGLNLNPKFFDSHLSVNVNAKGTFTDNRFVDGGVIKAATYFDPTQPVYSGNSKYGGYYEWLDAGSATGYNVNANSNPLGMIDGIRDISSVTRGLGNIQLDYKFHFLPDLHFNVNAGYDYTKSEGHKTKDAIYRPGYGDKGSSNLYSMEKKNKLLETYFNYVKNIAPINTGVDITAGYAYQDFHTIIPGAVTYRGNGTTLPPDLNFETRNTLISFYGRAIFTVANRYIISGSVRKDGSSRFFNSTRDNVWGVFPGVSLAWKLNEESFIKNISAISTLKLRAGWGKTGQQELPALNGNKPNNYPAFAAYNPSYPGASYQFGNEYYFMFRPANYNPNLTWETTTTKNIGLDFGFMSNRITGSIDLFRKDTKDLLVYADEPAGGLSNASWQNVGDMKNEGIEGSITLIPIKNEKTTWELSFNATHYKPIVTKLKDRADESFNMEVGGIEGGSGNKIQAHVVGYAPNSFWVYQQVYDNNGKPVDGAFVDRNGDGVITPKDMYYYKSTTPDAILGFSTKVSHKNWDFALSARAVLGNYVYNNMASNSSLQSASTNEYLQNVFSTAPEYKFSVPQYKSDVYIENASFLRLDNINIGYNFGEVFSKGSNLKIYGMAQNVFVITKYTGVDPEVFGGIDNGYYQMPRIYSLGFNFQF; this is translated from the coding sequence GTGAAGAATTTTACAACGGTATTAAAAATTGCGCCCGCCTTTTTATTGGCCAGTACAGTAATGCATGCGCAGACAAAGGACTCTATCACTAAGGAGAAGAAGATTGAAGAGGTGGTATTGATCGGGTATGGAAAACAGAAGAAGTCTGACCTTACAGGTTCTATCACTTCTGTAACGGCAAAAGACTTCAACGGAGGAGCCACTTCTGCCGGACAGCTGATCCAGGGGAAAACACCGGGGGTTCAGATTACCAATAACAGCGGAGCTCCGGGATCCGGAACAAAGATCCGGATCAGGGGAACATCATCTTTGAGTGGAGAGAACTCGCCGCTTATTGTCATTGATGGAGTTCCTCAGGATTTTGTAGGAGTAAATGGGGTTTCAGATCCTTTATCATTAATAAATCCTAATGACATTGAAACATTCGATATCCTGAAAGATGCTTCGGCAACAGCAATCTATGGTAACAGAGCCTCCAATGGGGTTATTTTGATTACTACCAAGAAAGGAAGTTCCGGAAAGTTTAAGGTGAATTTTTCTACCGTGACTTCATTATCTACCAAAATGGGTAATGTAGACGTACTGAATGCACAGGAGTTCAGGGATTTTGTTAATAATTATGCACCTGCAAATTACAAAACAAAACTTGGAAATGCCGATACCAACTGGCAGGATCTGATTTACCAGACTGCATGGGGAACAGACAATAATGTGGCTCTTTCAGGAGGAATCAAAGGGTTGCCTTACCGTTTATCGTTAGGCTATAATGAGCAGAACGGTATTGTAAGATCAAATTCGTTCCGAAGAACCTCAGTAGGTTTGAACTTAAATCCTAAATTCTTTGACAGTCATTTGTCAGTGAATGTAAATGCGAAAGGAACTTTTACAGATAATAGATTTGTGGATGGAGGGGTCATCAAGGCAGCTACCTATTTTGACCCTACACAGCCTGTGTATTCGGGAAATTCCAAGTATGGAGGGTATTATGAGTGGCTGGATGCAGGGTCTGCAACCGGATATAATGTAAATGCCAATTCAAATCCGCTTGGAATGATTGACGGCATTCGTGATATATCATCAGTAACAAGAGGACTGGGAAATATTCAGTTAGATTATAAATTTCACTTTCTTCCTGACCTTCACTTCAATGTGAATGCCGGATATGATTATACAAAAAGTGAAGGGCACAAAACTAAAGATGCCATTTACAGACCTGGTTACGGTGATAAAGGAAGTTCGAACCTCTATTCGATGGAGAAGAAAAACAAACTTTTGGAAACCTATTTTAATTATGTTAAAAATATAGCTCCTATCAATACGGGAGTAGACATCACCGCCGGATATGCTTATCAGGATTTTCATACCATCATTCCCGGAGCTGTGACCTACAGAGGAAATGGAACAACGCTGCCCCCGGATTTGAATTTTGAAACCCGAAATACATTGATATCATTTTATGGAAGAGCTATTTTTACGGTAGCCAATAGGTATATTATATCAGGATCAGTACGTAAAGACGGTTCTTCAAGATTTTTTAACAGCACAAGAGATAACGTATGGGGAGTCTTTCCTGGAGTTTCTTTAGCTTGGAAGCTTAATGAGGAAAGCTTCATCAAAAACATTTCGGCAATCAGTACTTTGAAATTGAGAGCAGGATGGGGAAAAACAGGACAGCAGGAGCTGCCGGCCCTCAATGGAAATAAGCCGAATAATTACCCAGCTTTCGCCGCATATAATCCAAGTTACCCTGGAGCCAGCTACCAGTTTGGAAACGAATATTATTTTATGTTCAGACCTGCTAATTATAATCCAAATCTTACTTGGGAAACCACAACAACAAAAAATATAGGGTTGGATTTTGGTTTTATGAGTAATAGGATTACCGGGTCCATCGATCTTTTCAGAAAAGATACTAAAGATTTATTGGTATATGCCGATGAACCAGCTGGAGGGCTTAGTAATGCCAGTTGGCAGAATGTGGGTGATATGAAGAATGAAGGTATTGAAGGAAGTATCACCTTGATTCCTATTAAAAATGAAAAAACGACCTGGGAGCTGAGTTTTAATGCTACCCACTACAAACCCATTGTGACGAAATTAAAGGACAGAGCCGATGAATCATTCAATATGGAAGTTGGTGGTATTGAAGGAGGTTCCGGAAATAAAATCCAGGCGCATGTTGTGGGATATGCTCCAAACTCATTCTGGGTGTACCAGCAGGTATATGATAATAACGGAAAACCTGTAGACGGAGCTTTTGTTGACAGAAACGGAGATGGTGTGATCACTCCAAAAGATATGTATTATTACAAATCGACCACTCCGGATGCTATTTTAGGTTTCTCAACGAAAGTATCTCATAAAAATTGGGACTTTGCCCTCAGCGCCAGAGCTGTATTAGGAAATTACGTATATAACAATATGGCCTCCAACAGCTCATTACAGTCTGCATCTACAAACGAATATCTGCAAAATGTATTCTCTACCGCACCGGAATATAAATTTTCTGTACCGCAGTATAAATCAGATGTTTATATCGAAAATGCATCGTTCTTAAGATTGGATAATATCAATATTGGCTATAATTTCGGTGAAGTTTTCTCTAAAGGAAGTAATCTGAAAATATACGGTATGGCACAAAATGTTTTTGTAATCACTAAATATACAGGCGTAGACCCTGAAGTTTTTGGCGGAATAGACAACGGATATTATCAAATGCCTAGAATATATTCTTTAGGCTTTAATTTTCAATTTTAA
- a CDS encoding RagB/SusD family nutrient uptake outer membrane protein produces MKLNKIKLKNIVLPLSAAFLLTTASCVKDLEREPITDVTSASIYKDFSNYKNILAKLYGGLAMGGQVSGDGDQPDSDINGINGGFSQYTRLLYTLNVITTDEAVIGWNDGNLHTLHKMTWDSSNEFIAAMYYRVYTEIAFCNEFLRNVTDEKLAANNITGENLNQAKLMRAEARFLRAQSYYHAIDMFGNVPFVDESYLPGSANPPKRIDRKSLFNFIESELIAVVDQLKEPKTNEYGRADKAAAWSLLARLYLNAEVYTGTQRNTDCITYCNKVIAAGYSLKPKYDDLFLADNNINNPEQILSVNFDGINTQTNGGTTYLVHAAIGGEMKAADFGVNGGWSGLRTTKSFVGLFPANGSDKRGRFFTSGQNLEINDLGSFTDGYAFIKFKNIKSNGSVGAHDNWVEADIPLYRLADIYLMYAEAVLRGGSGGNQATAIGYINQLRQRAYGNTSGNVASINLNFILDERARELSWETTRRSDLIRFKKYTTGDYLWPWKGNIKDGKAVESYRDLFPIPNKDIIANPNLIQNPGY; encoded by the coding sequence ATGAAACTAAATAAGATCAAACTTAAAAATATAGTACTGCCTCTTTCTGCTGCATTTCTACTGACCACAGCGTCATGTGTGAAAGATCTTGAAAGAGAGCCTATAACAGACGTTACTTCAGCAAGTATCTATAAAGATTTTTCTAACTATAAAAATATTTTAGCAAAACTTTATGGAGGTCTTGCAATGGGAGGACAGGTAAGTGGAGACGGCGACCAGCCTGACAGTGATATTAATGGGATTAACGGAGGTTTTTCACAGTATACAAGGCTGCTATACACTCTGAACGTAATCACTACCGATGAAGCAGTGATAGGCTGGAATGACGGAAACCTTCACACGCTCCATAAAATGACTTGGGATTCATCCAATGAATTTATTGCAGCTATGTATTACAGAGTGTATACAGAAATTGCTTTTTGTAATGAGTTTCTTAGAAATGTCACAGACGAAAAATTAGCAGCCAATAATATCACCGGTGAAAACCTTAATCAAGCAAAATTAATGAGAGCTGAAGCCCGTTTTCTAAGAGCGCAGTCTTATTACCATGCCATAGATATGTTTGGAAATGTTCCTTTTGTAGATGAATCCTATCTGCCCGGATCTGCAAATCCGCCAAAGAGAATAGACAGGAAATCATTATTTAATTTTATAGAATCTGAACTGATTGCTGTGGTAGATCAATTAAAGGAGCCTAAAACCAATGAGTATGGAAGAGCAGATAAAGCTGCGGCCTGGTCGCTATTGGCAAGATTATATTTAAATGCTGAAGTATATACAGGAACGCAGAGAAATACAGATTGTATTACTTATTGTAATAAAGTAATCGCAGCAGGCTATTCTTTAAAACCGAAGTATGATGATCTGTTCCTTGCAGATAATAATATCAATAATCCGGAGCAGATCCTAAGTGTAAATTTTGACGGGATCAATACGCAGACCAATGGTGGAACCACGTATCTGGTACATGCTGCAATAGGTGGAGAAATGAAGGCTGCTGACTTTGGAGTGAATGGAGGATGGAGTGGTTTAAGAACTACAAAATCATTTGTAGGCTTATTTCCTGCTAATGGAAGTGACAAAAGAGGAAGGTTCTTTACTTCAGGACAGAATTTAGAAATTAATGACTTGGGATCATTTACAGATGGTTATGCTTTTATAAAGTTTAAAAATATCAAAAGCAATGGTTCTGTCGGTGCTCATGACAACTGGGTAGAAGCTGATATTCCTTTATATCGTTTGGCTGATATCTATCTGATGTATGCTGAAGCTGTTCTCAGAGGTGGAAGCGGTGGTAATCAGGCTACGGCAATAGGTTATATTAACCAATTGAGACAACGGGCATATGGTAACACAAGCGGTAACGTGGCTTCAATAAATCTTAATTTTATTTTGGATGAAAGAGCCAGAGAATTGTCTTGGGAAACAACCAGAAGATCAGACCTTATTCGTTTTAAGAAATATACTACAGGAGATTACTTGTGGCCTTGGAAAGGAAATATTAAAGATGGAAAAGCTGTAGAAAGCTATAGAGATCTTTTCCCTATTCCCAATAAAGATATTATCGCCAATCCTAATCTGATCCAGAATCCTGGTTACTAA
- a CDS encoding SusE domain-containing protein: protein MKNLFKIVVVAFIGLLMVSCEKDEEQAVINETSAGKISADKSTVILNELNANDAVITFTWTKPTFSIAVVPSQEIEFGIKGDGFKKSTIVDFSNDVTAGSVTHAAMNAAMFNIGAVPDVVNEIEARLKTSVGSAVFYSNVIALKVTPYTPNPDLVYPKINVPGAYAGAAGYANWTPSNSPNLFSPEKNDKYRGFIFIKDASGDNGKYKFAINQDWPGNKGDDGTNTGKLKADGADIVPPAAGTYYIKVDWAANTYSSTLANFGIIGDATPTGWNSDTDFVYNPATKTFVINSIMLNSTGLFKFRANDDWTLKFQPKKDDETLVSGKPVQTYLNAEGTVDGDPGYKVSVAGNYKIELDLHNSAYYKLTITKL, encoded by the coding sequence ATGAAAAATCTATTCAAAATAGTAGTGGTAGCTTTTATCGGATTATTAATGGTTTCCTGTGAAAAAGATGAAGAACAGGCGGTTATTAATGAAACATCCGCTGGTAAAATATCTGCTGATAAAAGTACCGTCATTCTTAATGAACTCAATGCCAATGATGCCGTAATCACTTTTACTTGGACAAAACCAACATTTAGTATTGCTGTTGTTCCCAGTCAGGAAATAGAATTCGGAATTAAAGGAGATGGTTTTAAAAAAAGTACTATTGTTGATTTCTCTAATGATGTAACAGCTGGTTCTGTTACCCATGCCGCAATGAATGCCGCAATGTTCAATATTGGAGCAGTGCCGGATGTTGTGAATGAAATTGAAGCGAGATTGAAAACATCTGTAGGATCAGCGGTTTTTTATTCCAATGTAATAGCACTTAAAGTAACTCCTTATACTCCCAACCCGGATTTGGTATATCCAAAGATCAACGTGCCGGGGGCATACGCAGGAGCAGCTGGTTATGCCAATTGGACTCCGTCAAATTCACCCAATTTGTTCTCTCCTGAAAAAAATGATAAATACAGAGGATTTATTTTCATTAAAGATGCTTCAGGCGATAACGGAAAATACAAATTTGCTATCAATCAGGATTGGCCGGGAAATAAAGGAGATGATGGAACGAACACCGGAAAATTAAAGGCTGATGGAGCTGATATAGTACCACCGGCAGCCGGAACCTATTATATCAAGGTAGACTGGGCTGCAAATACCTATTCTTCAACGTTAGCAAACTTTGGTATCATAGGAGATGCAACACCTACAGGCTGGAACTCTGATACAGATTTTGTATATAATCCAGCTACCAAAACATTTGTGATCAACTCTATTATGCTGAACAGTACAGGATTGTTTAAATTCAGAGCAAACGATGACTGGACACTGAAATTTCAGCCTAAAAAAGATGATGAAACCCTGGTTTCAGGAAAGCCGGTGCAAACTTATTTAAATGCTGAAGGTACCGTAGATGGTGACCCCGGCTATAAAGTGTCTGTAGCAGGAAATTATAAGATAGAGCTGGATTTACATAATTCAGCATATTACAAATTAACCATTACAAAGTTGTAA
- a CDS encoding glycoside hydrolase family 97 protein has translation MKKITVGALLLSMMFVGVKAQSLKSPDGKFEMNFQLKEGVPYYNLTYNGAVVVEDSKLGLRLFKDASIKFASEIAKTEDAKFDLNNGFTKVQEKRDAKNETWQPVLGEKKNYINHYNELALTLNQASTDRSIVVKFRLFNDGLGFRYEFPQQKNLNYFVIREEDSEIDFPTDMKAWWIVADYDSQEYQYQETKVSEIPAQWEKAYDANASQALVKNAVQSPLMLKREGKEPLYINVAEAAVLDYPASHLEVDARNFRFKTHLTADRQGAKGYIQTPSVTPWRTIIVAPKAEQVMDSKMIFNLNEPTKYTDTSYIHPTKYMGVWWEMIIGKSQWAYSTAENVHLDKTDFTKLTPNGKHAANNTKVKEYIDFAAENGFQGLLIEGWNIGWEDWFGHSKEFVFDFITPYPDFDIKMLNEYAHSKGIKLIMHHETSGSATNYERWADKAFQTMNKYGYDAVKTGYVGDIIPRGEHHYSQWTINHYYRIAEKANEYKIMVNSHESVRPTGESRTYPNYISAEAARGTEYEAFGGNKPDHQTVLPFTRWMGGSMDYTPGIFQTKLDYYFPGDNRFVKTTLAKQLALYVTMYMPLQMAADLPENYKKHMDAFQFIKDVAADWDDTKILSAEPGDYIITARKAKGTENWFVGGITDENKRGYTVDFSFLDKGKKYEATIYEDGKDADYIDNPQSYNIYKKEITSKSKINFKMVRSGGFAVSIKPVK, from the coding sequence ATGAAGAAAATTACTGTGGGAGCTCTTTTGCTTTCAATGATGTTTGTAGGAGTAAAAGCACAATCTTTAAAATCACCGGATGGTAAGTTTGAAATGAACTTCCAGCTTAAAGAAGGAGTTCCTTATTATAACCTTACATATAACGGTGCGGTAGTCGTTGAAGACTCTAAATTAGGATTAAGATTATTTAAAGATGCATCCATAAAATTCGCTTCTGAAATCGCGAAAACGGAAGATGCGAAATTCGATCTGAATAATGGTTTCACAAAGGTACAAGAGAAAAGAGATGCTAAAAATGAAACCTGGCAGCCGGTTCTTGGAGAAAAGAAAAACTATATCAATCACTACAATGAACTGGCTCTTACCCTGAACCAGGCCTCTACCGATAGAAGTATTGTGGTGAAATTCAGACTGTTCAATGACGGTCTTGGATTCAGATACGAATTTCCTCAACAGAAAAACCTGAATTATTTCGTTATCAGAGAAGAAGATTCTGAAATTGATTTTCCTACCGACATGAAAGCGTGGTGGATTGTAGCAGACTATGACTCTCAGGAATACCAGTATCAGGAAACAAAAGTTTCTGAAATTCCTGCACAATGGGAGAAGGCTTATGATGCCAATGCATCCCAGGCTTTGGTGAAAAATGCAGTGCAGTCTCCGCTAATGCTTAAAAGAGAAGGAAAGGAGCCTTTATACATCAACGTTGCTGAAGCTGCAGTATTGGATTATCCTGCTTCCCATCTGGAAGTGGATGCCCGGAATTTCAGGTTCAAAACACATTTGACAGCAGACAGACAGGGTGCAAAAGGATATATCCAGACCCCATCGGTAACGCCTTGGAGAACTATTATTGTCGCTCCGAAAGCAGAACAGGTGATGGATTCCAAAATGATCTTTAACCTTAACGAACCTACAAAATATACCGATACTTCTTACATTCATCCTACAAAATACATGGGAGTATGGTGGGAGATGATTATCGGAAAATCACAGTGGGCTTACTCTACAGCGGAAAATGTTCATTTAGATAAAACAGATTTCACAAAACTGACTCCGAATGGAAAGCATGCAGCCAATAATACAAAAGTTAAAGAATATATCGACTTTGCTGCTGAAAATGGCTTCCAGGGATTATTGATCGAAGGCTGGAATATCGGCTGGGAAGACTGGTTCGGGCACTCTAAAGAATTTGTTTTCGATTTCATTACCCCTTACCCGGATTTTGATATCAAAATGTTGAATGAATATGCGCATTCCAAAGGGATCAAGCTGATCATGCACCATGAAACCTCAGGTTCTGCAACGAATTATGAGAGATGGGCTGATAAAGCGTTCCAAACGATGAATAAATATGGGTATGATGCGGTAAAAACAGGATATGTAGGAGATATCATTCCTAGAGGAGAACACCATTATTCTCAGTGGACGATTAACCACTATTATAGAATTGCTGAAAAAGCAAATGAATATAAAATTATGGTAAACTCTCATGAATCTGTACGCCCTACAGGAGAGAGCCGTACTTATCCAAACTATATTTCTGCAGAAGCTGCCCGTGGTACGGAATATGAGGCATTTGGAGGCAACAAGCCTGACCATCAGACCGTTCTTCCGTTTACAAGATGGATGGGAGGCTCAATGGATTATACACCGGGGATTTTCCAGACGAAATTAGACTATTATTTCCCTGGAGATAACCGCTTTGTAAAAACTACGTTAGCTAAGCAGCTGGCATTGTATGTAACGATGTATATGCCGCTTCAGATGGCCGCTGACCTGCCTGAAAACTACAAAAAGCATATGGATGCCTTCCAGTTTATCAAAGATGTGGCTGCAGATTGGGATGATACTAAAATCTTATCAGCCGAACCTGGAGATTATATCATCACAGCCAGAAAAGCAAAAGGTACTGAAAACTGGTTTGTAGGAGGGATTACGGATGAAAACAAACGCGGGTATACCGTAGATTTCTCATTCCTGGATAAAGGAAAAAAATATGAAGCAACGATCTATGAAGATGGAAAAGATGCAGATTATATTGACAATCCTCAAAGCTATAACATCTACAAAAAAGAGATTACCAGCAAGTCTAAAATTAATTTTAAAATGGTAAGAAGCGGCGGATTTGCAGTTTCTATTAAACCGGTAAAATAA
- a CDS encoding sterol desaturase family protein: MFDFNKIFVTDGPDIVYTWTIPLFAAIIFIEMAYSHFNKEKLYETKDVATNVLFALLNYGLDIIMKGFSMFVMMFFYHHRLFDWEFGIWYWIAVFLAQDLAYYVHHYVDHHSRIFWAVHITHHNSDYFNISTGFRSPVFQPLYRYLFFSPLALIGFNPWHIMVAYSAIQIYGTFVHTQSIKSMGFLEYILVTPSHHRVHHACNIKYLDRNMGMGLIIWDKIFGTFQKEDPEVPVKYGVYPKIKSKDPATMLFYEWRRIGKDIRQPGISFKDRTKYLFYPPGWKHDGTGKTVRQYQKEYQEKIKKEQLSENVEISTPEYHPN; encoded by the coding sequence ATGTTTGATTTTAATAAAATCTTCGTGACCGATGGTCCAGACATTGTTTATACATGGACCATCCCTTTATTTGCCGCTATTATTTTTATAGAAATGGCCTATAGTCATTTTAATAAAGAAAAACTTTATGAAACTAAGGATGTGGCGACCAATGTTCTTTTTGCTCTTCTTAACTATGGGCTGGACATTATCATGAAGGGTTTTTCTATGTTTGTCATGATGTTTTTTTATCATCACCGCCTTTTCGACTGGGAATTCGGAATCTGGTATTGGATCGCTGTATTTCTTGCCCAGGACCTTGCTTATTATGTTCACCACTATGTAGATCATCATTCCCGTATCTTCTGGGCAGTCCACATTACCCATCATAATTCTGATTACTTCAATATCAGTACAGGATTTAGAAGCCCCGTATTCCAGCCTCTGTACAGGTATCTGTTTTTTTCTCCTTTGGCGTTGATAGGATTCAACCCATGGCATATTATGGTGGCTTATTCCGCTATACAAATTTATGGAACGTTTGTGCATACCCAGTCTATTAAAAGCATGGGGTTTTTAGAATATATTTTGGTGACCCCTTCACATCATCGTGTGCACCATGCCTGTAATATCAAATATCTGGACCGTAATATGGGAATGGGTCTAATTATCTGGGATAAGATCTTCGGAACATTCCAGAAGGAGGATCCCGAAGTTCCTGTTAAATACGGAGTCTACCCGAAAATAAAATCTAAAGATCCCGCCACCATGCTTTTCTATGAATGGAGAAGAATAGGAAAAGATATCAGACAGCCGGGGATTTCTTTCAAAGACCGCACAAAATATCTTTTTTATCCTCCCGGATGGAAACATGACGGCACCGGAAAAACAGTAAGACAGTATCAAAAGGAATATCAGGAAAAAATAAAAAAGGAGCAACTGTCTGAGAATGTAGAAATTTCAACTCCTGAATATCATCCAAATTAG